AGTAAGTACCTTATATCTAAAAGTAAACTACACTACACATTAGGCAACTGTTAACCTAGTTAGCAAATCGTAATATTGCCCTAACGTTAGTGGTAAATGTGTTTGTGATGCTGAATTGACCGATGTTATAGTGTTGATTTGGGCATGATGTTTTATTATTTAATAATATTCCCCCCTGTCTATGGCAGTATGTCTGCAGAGGTGGCCATACAGCCCCTGGAGGATGTTAGCCCCCAAATGATGTGCTCCAGTCCCCAACCCAGTCCACAGCCCCAGGCCAAAGTGCTCAGGGAGGACCTCCTAAAGATCCTGGACCCTTCACGGAAGAAGCTGTCATCATTGGAGACGCAGCGCTTCGCAGGGGTGCTGGAAGACTGCATCGCCAGGGTGGAGACGGTAGCCATGCTGCCGGCTGTGCTGGCCCTCCTGGGAAGGCTGTCTGTGGGGTTGGAGTTGGAGGGGGCCTTACAGGAGCAACAGCACCTTGGAGAGAGGCTGGTGGGCCTGGGGCAGAAGCTGGttgagggggaggcaggggagagagcgagagcagagttAGAAAGGGCCATCCCCAGCTCACTGAGGAACGTGCTCAGACTGCTGAGAGCTCATCCAGCCGCAACCCGTACCCTGAGTAgtgaggcagagggaggggggcagggggtgAGTGAAGAGGTGCGAGGGCTGGTAGGGGGGCTGCAGGAGTTGCGGGGGGTGCTGTTAGAGAAACTGCTGACAAGCCCGGCCGAGGAACGTCGAAGAACACGCTACATGCAGGAGGTTTCGCTGcgccatggcaacaacatggaGCTGGTTGCTACACTGGAGGCGGAAGCCGCTGCCGCCATCAAAGACAGAGATGCTGAGGTGCCGATACAGTTATCATTGTCGTTATACTACTGTTGTTATTACACCAGAGTTTAGACCTTGAAAAATTTTACCCATGATAATTCTAGCTCAGTTCTCCAAAATGTAATCTCTCTActttctctgctgctctctctatctttctctctcactgtcgtCTCCCGCTCTCTTCTACACTCTCTCCCCGCCCCCCTACCCCCTGCTCTCTAAGACCTCTAAGAAAATTGAGGGGATCAGGAAGTTGAAGAGCTCTCTGCACCAGATGGAGAAGATCTCTGAGGACTTTGTGTTGCGGACACAGCAGGATGCCGACAAGCAGAACCAATCAGACGCTAAGACCTCAGAGGGGAGGCGGGCCCGCATGCAGCAGGAAGCCAATCAGCTGAGAGTTCAGCTTAACAACCTGATTTCTGAGAACCGCGAGGTAGAGACTTCGCTCCGCAAGGTGGGAGATCCCAGAAATAGAGCCCTAGCCCCCTTATCTAAAACATTTTGATAAGTATTCTCTATGCATGCAGTAGATCCTGCAGTGCGAAATATAACTTTtttcaatgttgttctcctccccTCCTGGCAGAAAAAATATAAAGTGGAGACAGAAATAGAGAACTGGATCCAGAAGTATGATGCTGATATGGGAGAGAAACAGGTAGACTAACCCTAAAAAATCATAACAAATCTTCCACTGAGTAACAGCAATTAATAATATGATTTTAGTGATGCTTATTAaatccccacccccctctctatctctctctctgtgttgtctgcTCCCTCCCAGTTTGAGCTGGAGGACATGACAAGGGTCtatgaggaggagaaggaggagctgAGAGAGCTAGAAGAGGCGTATGCTGTCCTGGAGCAGGAGTTCAGTCAGATCCAGGAGGAGCGGCGTTTGgccgaggagaggagggaggaggagcagAAAGAGCTGGAAAAGAAGAGCTGTGCCGCCACCATTATCCAGGCTTACTGGAGGGGCCACCGTGTCCGCAAGGCCATGAGGGGGAAGGGCAAGAAGGGTAGCAAGGGCAAGAAGGGCAAAGGCAAGAAGGGCAAATAAGGGCAAATAACTGTGGAAAACTCGGCCAGACCAGGACAGTCCATTATTCCAGCGTGGTTTTTATATTTGTGAGAAAGATGTGGCAGCTCTCCAAAAACACGTCCCATTTTCCTTTTCTCCTTTTGTACGTTTTCCTTTTAGGTGTCAGAGTTTATTCCAATAAATACTGTGCAACGCAGCTCTTGATTACTATTGTATGATTACTACTCTGTGTTTGATGTTATCTATTTTTAAGTGTTAATTAAAAGAAAaggggattttttttaaacattgtttataaatattttttattgaaacATGTACAGTGTGGTATTAATGAATCAGTTTAAATGGAACTCAACAATTTATAGTTGTTATGCAAAATTGGTCAGAATAATAGAAAACTGGCACCATGCAATTGTTGGATACATTTGATCAAGGCTTGAGAAACAATTATTATTATGAATTATTATTGTCATCATGGTACGTTTGTGctacagcagtggtgtaaagtagttttttgggtatctgtactttactatttatatttttgacaacttttactccattacattcctaaagaaaatatgtactttttccaccactgctgcaCAGAGTGCTGACCATAACATTACTATCTGTGTGAAAACAATACAAGATATGGATTGAAATGTCCAATAATAAGAGCTGCAGGATCCTCTGTCTACGCACTTGATCATCCTCCACCTGTTCACTTCAAGTTGGCTTTAGTAGTGGCATGAGAAGGGCTCTGTTTGAGGTTGTTCACTATAGCAGACTGGTCTTGGATGAATAGTTGGATCTGGAGAGGAAAACACATTGAGATTTTACTGTTAGCAAATTAATATGTCCCCTACTCTACATCACTGTGACATCGGTATCCTTCTCTAACTGTGACATCACTAACCTTTTCTAGCTGTGACATAAATGTGACATAACTGAACATCAGCTGTGTcatccatagaaatagaatgaatagaacgggcatccctttcaagtcaatgatggcataatgggggGGACTTGCGGCCATTGTGAGTGTATccataggagcaaagcaggaagtaaaagcaaGAAGTGTATCCTTTAATCTGTGCTCTGATTTGTTGAATCAACTTAACTGACATTACAAAATACACtcggtggccagtttattaggtacaccaccccgttctcGAAAAcagttcgctcctacagacagtgaatcACGTGGCCAtgacttgctatataaagcaggcagataGGCATCCAGTTACCCTTCtattgaatgttagaatgggcaaaatgactgacctaagcaactttgagcgtggtatgatcgtcggtgccagtcTCCTGAAATGgctggcctcctgggcttttcactcGCCACAGTGTGTAGGGTTTACTGATAATGgtacgacaaacaaaaaacatctagtcagcggcagtcctgtgggtgaaaacagcatgttgatgagaggtcgaa
This window of the Salvelinus fontinalis isolate EN_2023a chromosome 28, ASM2944872v1, whole genome shotgun sequence genome carries:
- the iqcd gene encoding dynein regulatory complex protein 10, with translation MSAEVAIQPLEDVSPQMMCSSPQPSPQPQAKVLREDLLKILDPSRKKLSSLETQRFAGVLEDCIARVETVAMLPAVLALLGRLSVGLELEGALQEQQHLGERLVGLGQKLVEGEAGERARAELERAIPSSLRNVLRLLRAHPAATRTLSSEAEGGGQGVSEEVRGLVGGLQELRGVLLEKLLTSPAEERRRTRYMQEVSLRHGNNMELVATLEAEAAAAIKDRDAETSKKIEGIRKLKSSLHQMEKISEDFVLRTQQDADKQNQSDAKTSEGRRARMQQEANQLRVQLNNLISENREVETSLRKKKYKVETEIENWIQKYDADMGEKQFELEDMTRVYEEEKEELRELEEAYAVLEQEFSQIQEERRLAEERREEEQKELEKKSCAATIIQAYWRGHRVRKAMRGKGKKGSKGKKGKGKKGK